A portion of the Oscillospiraceae bacterium genome contains these proteins:
- a CDS encoding transporter substrate-binding domain-containing protein yields MKNFGTSETMQTLMRKSVCAMLCLLLLLSAVLPVKAAAETAPAKVVRVGSFEDTFNYCNEKGARKGYGYELLQTLSGYTGWQFEYVTCDWSDCFEKLKNGEIDIMGDISYTEDRAEEMLFSDEPMGEEKYYLYADLSRADISASDYKTLNGKKIGVLMGTEPEVMLTEWEEKHGIKTQHVNISNNEDVKQKLANHEIDCFVSLEESFWAELGISTITRVGKSGIYYALNKDRPDLKEELDNAMRALDEAAPFYTADLYKRYFSLDYIPILTGEEKAWLKGHGAIRMGFLTSDRGVSTYDPATGEITGTITDYIQFAADCLGNQELEFQLVGYDDKEAELNALKSGEIDMIFHFDQSPNLAEEYRVACTNTTWTSNMMAVTNQQHFNESKANRIAVPQNKISLTRYLAFYYPQWEIVDCDTQEDAIKLVKDGQADCFITGVSSEAKYSKNHGFYSVLLPNPAKSCFAVNSGNRSLLSILNKTIKAMPANMLTSSLAMYKSSARKVTLSEFIKDNFFMVLLVSSIAVAAILLTILKLLRKARKAEAAARKAANDTQELNAKLQIAVENAESANHAKSTFLFNMSHDIRTPMNAIIGYADLASRHSDDPAKLKNYMENIQVCGQNLLMLLNNVLDLARIENDKTEMEYSVSDVDKDFRNCIAMFRNQADSKGQTLTVTTHLLHPYVYVDIPHLTEVCTNLVSNAVKYTGAGGTIRCDVTQKPGEKEGWCDTVVTVADNGIGMSQEFQKHIFEPFERERTSTISKVEGSGIGMGIVKKLVGLMGGTVAVESKIGVGSKFTVTIPCRIASEDETQAKREINPSDQKCLCGTRILLTEDNDLNAEIATELLQEEGCTVDRAKDGVECVDMLEKAANGTYQLILMDIQMPVMNGYDAAKKIRRMDDPQKAGIPIIAMTANAFTEDRQVALDAGMNDHIAKPINMNVLVPTLRKYL; encoded by the coding sequence ATGAAAAACTTTGGAACGAGCGAAACCATGCAGACGCTGATGCGGAAAAGCGTCTGTGCGATGCTGTGCCTGCTGCTGTTGCTGTCAGCCGTGCTCCCTGTGAAGGCTGCCGCAGAAACCGCCCCTGCAAAGGTCGTCCGCGTTGGTTCGTTTGAGGACACCTTCAACTATTGCAACGAGAAGGGCGCAAGAAAGGGCTACGGCTACGAATTACTGCAGACCTTATCCGGCTATACAGGCTGGCAGTTCGAGTATGTGACCTGCGACTGGTCGGACTGCTTCGAAAAGCTCAAAAACGGCGAGATCGACATTATGGGCGATATTTCTTATACGGAGGATCGCGCTGAGGAGATGCTGTTTTCGGACGAACCGATGGGGGAGGAAAAATATTACCTCTATGCCGATCTCTCGCGCGCAGACATCTCCGCTTCCGATTACAAAACGCTGAACGGCAAAAAGATCGGTGTTCTGATGGGAACGGAACCGGAGGTGATGTTGACCGAATGGGAGGAAAAACACGGCATAAAAACGCAGCACGTCAACATCTCCAACAACGAGGATGTGAAACAAAAGCTGGCAAACCACGAGATCGACTGCTTTGTTTCACTGGAAGAATCCTTCTGGGCAGAGCTTGGCATCTCGACCATAACCCGCGTGGGAAAATCCGGCATCTACTATGCGCTCAACAAAGACCGCCCGGATCTCAAGGAAGAACTGGACAATGCGATGCGCGCGTTGGACGAAGCGGCTCCTTTTTATACGGCAGATCTGTATAAAAGGTATTTCTCGCTGGATTATATCCCTATCCTTACGGGGGAGGAAAAGGCATGGCTTAAAGGGCATGGTGCCATCCGGATGGGCTTTTTGACGAGTGATCGCGGCGTCAGCACCTATGACCCTGCCACTGGGGAGATTACCGGGACAATAACGGACTATATTCAGTTTGCCGCAGATTGTCTGGGAAATCAGGAGCTGGAATTCCAGTTGGTCGGTTATGATGACAAAGAGGCGGAACTCAATGCGCTGAAATCAGGCGAGATCGACATGATCTTCCATTTCGACCAGAGTCCCAATCTGGCAGAAGAATATCGCGTTGCCTGCACCAACACAACGTGGACCTCCAATATGATGGCGGTCACGAACCAACAGCATTTTAACGAAAGCAAAGCGAACCGCATTGCCGTTCCCCAAAACAAGATCTCCCTAACAAGGTACCTTGCGTTTTATTATCCGCAGTGGGAAATCGTGGACTGCGATACACAGGAGGATGCGATAAAACTGGTCAAGGACGGACAGGCAGACTGTTTTATCACAGGGGTCAGCAGCGAGGCGAAATACAGCAAGAATCATGGGTTTTACAGCGTTCTGCTGCCAAATCCTGCCAAATCTTGTTTCGCGGTCAATAGCGGAAACCGCAGCCTGCTGTCCATCCTGAACAAAACGATCAAGGCAATGCCAGCCAATATGCTTACCAGCTCTCTGGCGATGTATAAGAGCTCCGCGCGGAAGGTTACCCTGAGCGAGTTTATAAAGGACAATTTCTTTATGGTTCTGCTGGTCAGCAGCATTGCGGTTGCAGCCATTCTGCTCACGATCCTGAAGCTGCTGCGGAAGGCGCGTAAAGCCGAAGCTGCTGCAAGGAAAGCTGCAAACGATACGCAGGAACTGAATGCAAAATTGCAGATCGCCGTAGAAAACGCCGAGAGCGCGAACCACGCCAAATCCACCTTCCTGTTCAATATGTCGCATGATATCCGCACGCCCATGAACGCCATTATCGGTTACGCAGACCTTGCTTCCCGGCATTCGGACGACCCTGCAAAGCTGAAAAATTACATGGAGAACATTCAGGTGTGCGGACAGAACCTGCTGATGCTGCTGAACAATGTTCTGGATCTTGCCCGAATCGAGAACGATAAGACGGAGATGGAGTATTCTGTTTCGGATGTCGATAAGGATTTCCGTAATTGCATTGCCATGTTCCGGAATCAGGCAGACAGCAAGGGGCAGACGCTTACGGTAACAACACATCTGCTGCATCCGTATGTCTATGTGGATATTCCGCATCTTACCGAGGTGTGTACGAACCTTGTCAGCAATGCAGTCAAATACACGGGAGCCGGCGGCACGATCCGCTGCGATGTTACGCAGAAGCCCGGCGAAAAAGAGGGCTGGTGCGATACGGTGGTCACGGTTGCGGATAACGGTATCGGAATGTCGCAGGAGTTTCAGAAGCACATTTTTGAACCCTTTGAACGGGAACGTACGTCCACCATCAGCAAGGTGGAAGGCAGCGGCATCGGGATGGGGATCGTGAAAAAGCTGGTCGGGCTGATGGGCGGCACCGTGGCAGTGGAGAGCAAGATCGGTGTTGGTTCCAAGTTTACTGTGACCATTCCCTGCCGCATTGCGTCCGAGGATGAAACACAGGCGAAACGAGAAATAAACCCTTCGGATCAAAAGTGCCTGTGCGGTACAAGGATCCTGCTGACCGAGGACAACGACCTCAATGCGGAGATCGCCACCGAACTGCTGCAGGAAGAAGGCTGTACGGTAGACCGCGCAAAAGATGGTGTGGAATGTGTGGATATGCTGGAAAAAGCTGCGAACGGAACGTATCAGTTGATCCTTATGGACATCCAGATGCCGGTGATGAACGGCTACGATGCGGCAAAAAAGATACGGAGGATGGATGACCCCCAAAAGGCGGGCATCCCTATCATCGCCATGACGGCAAATGCCTTTACCGAAGATAGACAGGTGGCACTGGATGCCGGAATGAACGACCATATCGCAAAGCCGATCAATATGAATGTTCTTGTGCCGACTTTGCGGAAATACCTTTGA
- a CDS encoding DUF6110 family protein encodes MFDTKKLALFLGGVVFGSAGFKVLSSKDAKKVYTQTTAAVLRMKDCTMQTVNKVQEEAGDILADAKAINESRAAEAAQEVIEDTAEEEQPADQTAQ; translated from the coding sequence ATGTTTGATACAAAAAAGCTCGCACTGTTTTTGGGTGGTGTAGTGTTCGGCTCTGCCGGCTTCAAGGTGCTGTCCAGCAAGGACGCCAAAAAGGTCTACACCCAGACCACCGCTGCGGTGCTGCGGATGAAGGACTGCACCATGCAGACCGTGAATAAGGTGCAGGAGGAAGCAGGGGACATCCTTGCTGATGCAAAGGCCATCAACGAGAGCCGTGCCGCCGAGGCTGCACAGGAGGTCATCGAGGATACGGCTGAAGAAGAGCAGCCCGCAGATCAGACTGCACAGTGA